A genomic region of Thermocrinis sp. contains the following coding sequences:
- the tpiA gene encoding triose-phosphate isomerase: MKLIAANWKMNKTTQETKDYLEKFLGLVEGIDGVDILICPPFTSLCVAWEILKDSKVKLGAQNCHYEQKGAFTGEISLDMLKDLGVSYVIVGHSERRWIFGETDELINKKIIACLEKGIRPILCVGEKIEDREAGLTLKVIESQLKLALSGLEDVSDKIDVAYEPVWAIGSGNPAMPEDAQLVHSYIKELLGKVRVLYGGSVNPKNASDFLCMPDVDGLLVGGASLDPLSFAQIVKASCADKA; this comes from the coding sequence ATGAAGCTTATAGCAGCTAATTGGAAGATGAACAAAACAACGCAGGAGACAAAGGATTATTTGGAAAAATTTTTGGGATTGGTGGAGGGGATAGATGGAGTGGATATCTTAATTTGCCCGCCCTTTACCTCTCTGTGCGTAGCTTGGGAGATACTAAAAGACAGTAAAGTCAAGCTTGGTGCCCAAAACTGCCACTATGAACAGAAGGGGGCTTTCACGGGAGAGATATCCTTAGACATGCTAAAGGACCTTGGAGTTTCTTATGTGATAGTGGGCCACTCGGAAAGGAGATGGATCTTTGGAGAAACAGACGAGCTTATAAACAAAAAGATAATAGCCTGCCTTGAAAAGGGTATAAGACCTATACTTTGCGTGGGGGAGAAGATAGAGGATAGGGAAGCGGGTTTGACTCTGAAAGTAATAGAAAGCCAGCTAAAGCTTGCCCTTTCTGGACTGGAGGACGTATCAGACAAAATAGACGTAGCCTACGAGCCCGTTTGGGCTATAGGTTCAGGAAATCCAGCCATGCCTGAGGATGCCCAGCTTGTTCATAGCTACATAAAGGAACTTTTAGGAAAGGTTAGAGTGCTTTATGGGGGTAGCGTAAATCCCAAGAATGCGTCAGACTTTCTCTGTATGCCAGACGTAGATGGGCTTTTGGTAGGTGGTGCAAGCTTAGACCCCCTATCCTTTGCTCAGATAGTAAAGGCTTCTTGCGCAGATAAAGCTTAA